One genomic window of Salvia miltiorrhiza cultivar Shanhuang (shh) chromosome 4, IMPLAD_Smil_shh, whole genome shotgun sequence includes the following:
- the LOC131022774 gene encoding cationic peroxidase 1-like: protein MAILVFKYSIVLLLIGVSNAQLSSNFYASTCPNLLSIIRTAVNSAVQSDSRMGASLLRLHFHDCFVAGCDASVLLDDTANFTGEKTAGPNNNSLRGFEVIDNIKTQVEAACPGIVSCADILTVAARDGVVALSGPSWAIALGRRDSTTASLSNANAQIPGPGLNLNALITAFSNKGFNAREMVALSGSHTIGQARCTTFRNRIYNEANINATFAATTRGNCPRSGGDNTLSPLDVASPTTFNNDYYQNLIGQRGLLHSDQQLFNNGSTDAQVRAYTTNSASFFNDFAAAMVKMSNLSPLTGANGQIRRNCRRTN from the exons ATGGCCATTCTAGTATTCAAATATTCGATTGTTCTCCTTCTTATAGGAGTGAGCAATGCTCAACTATCTTCCAATTTCTATGCTTCAACATGCCCTAATCTCCTCTCGATTATTCGAACGGCCGTAAACTCTGCAGTTCAGAGCGACTCTCGCATGGGGGCTTCATTGCTTCGTCTCCATTTCCACGACTGCTTCGTCGCA GGGTGCGATGCATCGGTGTTACTGGACGACACCGCGAATTTCACCGGGGAGAAGACCGCCGGTCCAAACAACAACTCGTTGAGAGGATTCGAGGTGATCGACAACATCAAGACTCAAGTGGAGGCCGCCTGCCCGGGAATCGTGTCGTGCGCCGATATCCTGACCGTAGCTGCCCGTGATGGCGTTGTAGCT CTGAGTGGGCCGAGTTGGGCTATAGCACTTGGCAGAAGGGATTCAACCACCGCAAGTTTGAGCAATGCAAATGCCCAAATTCCCGGCCCAGGCCTTAACCTCAACGCCCTCATCACTGCTTTCTCTAACAAAGGCTTCAATGCTAGGGAAATGGTTGCCCTCTCAG GGTCGCACACAATAGGTCAGGCAAGGTGCACGACGTTCCGGAACAGGATCTACAACGAGGCCAACATAAATGCGACGTTCGCAGCCACGACGAGGGGCAATTGCCCGAGGAGCGGCGGCGACAACACGTTGTCGCCGTTGGACGTGGCCAGCCCAACGACATTCAACAACGACTACTATCAGAACCTGATTGGGCAGAGGGGGTTGCTCCACTCCGATCAACAACTCTTCAACAACGGATCcaccgacgctcaagtcagagCCTACACCACCAATTCCGCCTCCTTCTTCAACGACTTTGCCGCCGCCATGGTGAAGATGTCCAACCTCAGCCCGCTTACCGGCGCCAACGGACAAATCAGGAGGAACTGCAGAAGGACCAACTag